One window from the genome of Spirosoma rhododendri encodes:
- a CDS encoding DEAD/DEAH box helicase: MNTNTTNADEQNEVLPSDQSVAETTNTAADDNETPVANTEVEQIVSDVIVAEPAAETPAKSISEQLVANPNQILFSDLAISPELLQAVTDMGFVSPSPIQAEAIPPILAGRDVIGQAQTGTGKTAAFGIPALELIDVQNRAVQTLILCPTRELALQVAEEIKKLSKHKRGVRVEAIYGGDSIERQIRSLKSGVHIVIGTPGRVMDHMERNTLKLDQVRMMVLDEADEMLDMGFREDIENILEEMPEERQTILFSATMSKPIMQITQKFQNDPVLVKVVKKELTNTNIEQVYFEVKPKAKVEVMCRLIDMYDLKLMLVFCNTKRKVDEIVEDLQIRGYQAEGLHGDLRQAQRNNVMSKFRAGTTSVLVATDVAARGIDVDDVDAVINFDIPLDEEYYVHRIGRTGRAGKSGRAFSLVGRDEKYRFREIQSYTKVRVEKGVIPSFEDIVGVRKARFIEQVQQTITESKDLNLYDDMLNQLHHAGFSTEQIVAALVKRSMGLEKNEFADQNLGLEDDRRREGRGNDRYADRNDRGNSRFGDRNDRGNSRFGDRNDRGNSRFDDRRGGPRGDRPAYGDRNDRGGRSEGGDGARRPYFDRDDQRQPRERDANMTRLMVSIGRRDYVRPGDIVGAIAGEANISGSSIGSIDIFDKHTYVDVPKDVANRVVDAMEGNTIKGRRVNIEIAR, from the coding sequence ATGAACACCAACACAACAAATGCCGACGAGCAGAACGAGGTTCTGCCGTCAGACCAATCGGTAGCTGAAACTACCAACACCGCAGCCGACGACAACGAAACGCCGGTCGCCAACACTGAAGTTGAGCAAATCGTCAGCGACGTTATCGTTGCCGAACCTGCAGCCGAAACACCGGCCAAATCGATCAGCGAACAACTGGTTGCCAACCCCAATCAAATTTTATTCTCCGATCTGGCGATTTCGCCCGAGCTGCTGCAGGCCGTTACAGACATGGGCTTCGTTAGCCCGTCGCCCATTCAGGCCGAAGCGATCCCGCCCATTCTGGCTGGCCGCGACGTGATCGGACAGGCGCAGACGGGTACGGGTAAAACCGCAGCCTTCGGTATTCCTGCCCTTGAACTGATCGACGTGCAGAACCGGGCCGTACAGACCCTGATTCTATGCCCAACCCGCGAACTGGCGTTGCAGGTAGCCGAAGAGATCAAAAAACTCTCGAAGCACAAGCGGGGTGTCCGGGTCGAAGCCATCTACGGTGGCGATTCGATTGAGCGGCAGATTCGCTCGCTGAAGAGCGGGGTTCATATAGTGATCGGTACACCCGGCCGCGTTATGGACCATATGGAGCGCAATACGCTCAAGCTGGATCAGGTCAGAATGATGGTGCTTGATGAAGCCGATGAGATGCTTGATATGGGCTTCCGCGAAGACATCGAGAACATTCTGGAAGAGATGCCCGAAGAGCGGCAGACGATTCTATTCTCGGCTACGATGTCGAAGCCGATCATGCAGATCACCCAGAAATTCCAGAACGATCCAGTACTGGTGAAGGTGGTCAAGAAAGAGCTGACAAACACCAACATCGAGCAGGTTTATTTCGAGGTGAAGCCGAAGGCGAAAGTCGAGGTGATGTGCCGCCTGATCGATATGTACGACCTGAAACTGATGCTGGTGTTCTGTAACACCAAGCGGAAAGTCGACGAGATCGTGGAAGACCTGCAAATCCGGGGCTATCAGGCCGAAGGGCTGCACGGCGACCTGCGGCAGGCGCAGCGGAACAACGTGATGAGCAAGTTCCGCGCCGGTACGACGAGCGTACTGGTTGCTACGGACGTAGCTGCCCGTGGTATCGACGTGGACGACGTAGACGCGGTTATCAACTTCGACATTCCGCTCGACGAAGAATATTACGTACACCGTATCGGCCGGACGGGCCGCGCGGGTAAGTCGGGCCGGGCGTTCTCGCTGGTTGGCCGCGACGAGAAATACCGCTTCCGCGAAATTCAGTCGTACACCAAAGTACGGGTTGAAAAAGGCGTAATTCCTTCGTTCGAAGATATCGTGGGTGTGCGCAAGGCCCGCTTCATCGAGCAGGTACAGCAGACCATCACGGAAAGCAAAGACCTGAATCTGTATGACGACATGCTCAACCAACTGCACCACGCCGGTTTCTCGACCGAGCAGATCGTGGCCGCGCTGGTGAAACGTAGCATGGGTCTGGAGAAAAACGAATTCGCCGATCAGAACCTGGGCCTTGAAGACGATCGCCGTCGGGAAGGTCGGGGCAACGACCGCTATGCGGATCGCAATGATCGGGGCAACTCGCGCTTTGGCGACCGTAACGATCGGGGCAACTCGCGTTTCGGCGACCGCAACGATCGGGGCAACTCGCGCTTCGACGACCGGCGCGGTGGACCACGTGGTGACCGGCCTGCTTACGGCGATCGTAACGACCGGGGTGGCCGCAGCGAAGGTGGCGATGGCGCACGTCGTCCGTACTTCGACCGCGACGATCAGCGTCAGCCGCGTGAGCGCGATGCCAACATGACCCGCCTGATGGTAAGCATCGGTCGTCGGGATTACGTACGGCCGGGCGACATCGTAGGTGCCATTGCCGGAGAAGCCAACATCTCGGGTAGCAGCATCGGCAGCATTGATATCTTCGACAAACACACGTACGTCGACGTACCGAAAGACGTAGCCAACCGCGTTGTTGATGCGATGGAAGGCAACACGATCAAAGGTCGCCGGGTAAACATCGAAATTGCTCGATAA
- a CDS encoding TonB-dependent receptor — translation MIRHSFTLIFILLSTLTWAQVTTSGLTGRITDAKKESLIGATVQALYTPTGARYATVTDAEGRYRINNMTAGGPYEITYSYVSFKTTTRSGVTLQLGETTDLNVVMEDASATLSEVVVKGSRGGEREGAGINVGSETIRRLPTISRSLTDMTRLSPQVNNQNSFAGTNFRYNNVTIDGAINNDAIGFSPSLGGSTGSSGQPGSSTRTNPVSLDAIQDIQVAVAPFDVRLGNFLGGSVNAVTRSGTNKVSGSVYGFGRNAALTGSWNGASDAKEKLPSTFHEYQTGFRVGLPLIKDKLFFFTNEEITNRQDPVQFQAGSPSSLIKDVAVAQQISDFVKTNYGLDAGSYGDYAIYSKSTKFFNRLDWNINAKNQLSIRNNTVFSEATNLERDAANFRFGSIDFRQNNNQSSTVAELKTQLGQASNSLIVGYSTVHDYRTTLSNVRTFPQVEIAYNGGTIFLGNDREASVFNLRQKTFEITDNFTFYKGINTFTVGTHNELYTIDYGFVNAPNGRISYAGTAANATTGTPARDGVQNFLINLPNRVRGSYPFGDASNNLDNQFNNPYAHFNVNLFSLYAQDDIRVSDRVKLSPGIRLDYTGLPNKPTLSPQVAASTGDPNYGTTYTYTPLNQITNSYLNNVQISPRLGLYIDAKGDKSLIFRGGAGLFTGRIPFAWLGYAFYNNGVGYGAYDFNNNATATTKLVGDPLTPGGALGINNNSANGGVRRTQVDLIDNNFKMPQMFRGNLAVDYTIAGYKITLEGLYTKVIQDLKFQQVNTKDVVRYYSYDTQKQQPIYVGTTGTAGAQRIDNNFANAYLLSNTNQGYRYNLTAQIQKNYSAGFGFSAAYTYGKAFDLTNGIRNSMESNWQLNQSLSPNNPSLAYSNFDIRHRIVGTVNYRQTWSPSNATTVTLFYSFQSGSPYSWGYVNSTINGSGQANSLAYIPKDLSEAQRLIPTGTQAQDFLNFVQSDSYLSSRMGQFTERNGGRTPWNNTMDLRFLHEIKIANGHTLQLSYDILNFLNLVDKKLGYYYFSPNTFNSTASIGLARATNPTTGDPTFTWSRPTTPYSIDPLGSRWQMQLGARYSF, via the coding sequence ATGATACGCCACAGTTTTACGCTGATTTTCATTTTACTAAGTACGCTAACCTGGGCGCAGGTTACGACAAGCGGCCTGACCGGTCGTATTACCGACGCCAAAAAAGAAAGCCTGATTGGTGCAACCGTTCAGGCGTTGTACACCCCCACCGGCGCACGCTACGCCACCGTGACTGACGCAGAAGGTCGCTACCGGATCAATAACATGACGGCAGGCGGTCCTTACGAAATTACCTACTCGTACGTAAGCTTTAAAACGACCACACGGTCGGGCGTAACCCTGCAACTGGGCGAAACGACCGATCTGAACGTGGTGATGGAAGATGCCAGCGCAACGCTGAGCGAAGTTGTCGTGAAAGGCAGCCGGGGCGGTGAGCGCGAAGGTGCCGGAATCAACGTCGGTAGCGAAACCATCCGCCGACTGCCAACGATCTCGCGCAGCCTGACGGACATGACCCGTCTGTCGCCACAGGTTAACAACCAGAACTCGTTTGCCGGTACTAACTTCCGGTATAACAACGTCACGATCGACGGTGCTATCAACAACGACGCTATCGGCTTCAGCCCATCGCTGGGTGGTTCGACGGGTTCGTCGGGGCAACCTGGTTCGAGCACGCGCACTAACCCGGTTAGCCTTGATGCTATTCAGGATATTCAGGTTGCCGTGGCTCCGTTCGACGTGCGGCTGGGTAACTTCCTCGGTGGTTCGGTGAACGCCGTAACGCGCAGCGGTACCAACAAAGTATCGGGTTCGGTCTACGGATTTGGCCGCAACGCTGCGCTGACGGGTTCCTGGAATGGTGCGTCGGACGCGAAAGAAAAGCTGCCCAGCACGTTCCATGAATACCAAACTGGTTTTCGGGTTGGTCTGCCACTGATTAAAGATAAACTGTTCTTCTTCACCAACGAAGAAATCACCAATCGCCAGGATCCCGTACAGTTCCAGGCTGGTTCGCCTTCGTCGCTGATTAAAGATGTAGCTGTGGCTCAGCAGATTTCGGATTTCGTCAAAACCAATTATGGTCTTGACGCTGGTTCATACGGTGACTATGCGATTTACTCGAAGAGCACCAAGTTCTTCAACCGACTTGACTGGAATATCAACGCGAAAAACCAGTTGAGCATCCGTAACAACACGGTGTTTTCGGAAGCGACCAACCTGGAGCGCGACGCGGCTAACTTCCGCTTCGGCAGCATCGACTTCCGCCAGAACAACAATCAGTCGAGCACGGTTGCCGAACTGAAAACGCAACTGGGTCAGGCGTCGAACAGCCTGATCGTGGGGTACTCTACAGTACATGACTACCGCACGACATTGTCGAACGTTCGTACGTTTCCGCAAGTAGAAATTGCCTACAACGGTGGTACGATCTTCCTGGGTAACGACCGCGAAGCATCAGTATTCAACCTGCGCCAGAAGACATTCGAGATTACCGACAACTTTACCTTCTACAAAGGCATCAATACCTTCACGGTTGGTACACACAACGAATTGTACACGATTGACTACGGCTTTGTGAACGCACCTAATGGTCGTATTTCGTACGCAGGAACAGCGGCAAACGCTACTACTGGCACACCTGCCCGTGATGGTGTTCAGAACTTCCTGATCAACCTACCCAACCGGGTTCGGGGTTCGTATCCGTTCGGTGATGCCAGCAACAACCTCGACAATCAGTTCAACAATCCGTACGCACACTTCAATGTCAACCTGTTTAGCCTCTACGCGCAGGACGACATTCGGGTAAGCGACCGCGTTAAACTGTCGCCGGGTATTCGTCTGGATTACACGGGTCTGCCAAACAAGCCAACGCTGAGCCCACAGGTAGCTGCGTCGACCGGTGATCCGAACTACGGAACGACCTACACGTACACCCCGCTGAACCAGATTACGAATTCGTACCTGAACAACGTACAGATATCACCCCGCCTGGGTCTGTACATCGACGCTAAAGGCGACAAGAGCCTGATCTTCCGGGGTGGCGCCGGTCTGTTCACGGGTCGTATTCCGTTTGCCTGGCTGGGATATGCCTTCTACAACAACGGCGTCGGCTACGGTGCGTACGACTTCAACAACAACGCAACGGCAACGACCAAACTGGTTGGCGATCCGCTGACACCGGGTGGTGCTCTGGGCATCAACAACAACTCGGCCAACGGTGGTGTTCGCCGAACGCAGGTTGACCTGATCGACAACAATTTCAAGATGCCGCAGATGTTCCGGGGTAACCTGGCCGTCGACTACACGATTGCTGGTTACAAGATCACGCTGGAAGGTTTGTACACCAAAGTGATTCAGGATCTGAAATTCCAGCAGGTAAATACGAAAGACGTAGTACGTTATTATAGCTACGATACGCAGAAACAACAGCCGATCTACGTTGGCACGACCGGTACGGCCGGTGCGCAGCGGATCGACAACAACTTCGCTAACGCCTACCTGCTGTCGAACACAAACCAAGGCTACCGCTACAACCTGACGGCCCAGATTCAGAAGAACTACTCGGCTGGTTTTGGCTTCTCGGCGGCCTATACCTACGGCAAAGCGTTTGACCTGACCAACGGTATCCGGAACTCGATGGAATCGAACTGGCAGCTGAACCAGTCGTTGTCGCCGAACAATCCATCGCTGGCTTACTCGAACTTCGATATCCGTCACCGCATCGTGGGTACGGTCAACTACCGGCAGACCTGGAGCCCCAGCAATGCTACGACCGTTACGCTGTTCTACTCGTTCCAGTCGGGTTCGCCTTACTCATGGGGTTACGTAAACAGCACGATCAACGGATCGGGACAAGCGAACAGCCTGGCCTACATCCCGAAAGATCTGAGCGAAGCACAGCGGTTGATTCCGACAGGCACACAGGCGCAGGATTTCCTGAACTTTGTTCAGAGCGACAGCTACCTGAGCAGCCGGATGGGTCAGTTCACCGAGCGTAACGGTGGCCGCACGCCCTGGAACAACACGATGGACCTGCGTTTCCTGCACGAGATTAAGATTGCCAATGGGCACACGCTCCAGCTCTCATACGACATTCTTAACTTCCTGAATCTGGTTGATAAGAAGCTGGGCTACTACTACTTCTCGCCCAACACGTTCAACTCGACCGCGTCGATTGGTCTGGCTCGTGCGACGAACCCAACTACCGGCGACCCGACGTTTACCTGGAGCCGCCCTACCACGCCGTACTCGATCGATCCGCTCGGTTCGCGCTGGCAGATGCAACTGGGTGCTCGCTATAGCTTCTAA
- a CDS encoding S53 family peptidase: MPTSSRKNTPPTFGPLVPLPGSERPAPAATKSSLANSNESINVTIRLRRRQSINTLVNQSAAVAQPLNRSDYARQYGASPADMRLVVAYAAANGLTVVLKSTARRTVLVRGTVAQLSKAFGVTLNIYRLADGSTVRGRKGPVMVPDNLVASIEGVFGLDNRPQARAHFQIYNPGDAQGIANPRAVAASFTPPQLAKLYNYPTDRTGKGQTIAIIELGGGFRQADITAYFKSIGLKAPSVKAVLVDGGKNAPSNANGADGEVMLDIEVAGGIAPGANIVVYFAPNTDQGFLDAITTALHDARNKPSVISISWGSAEKSWTPQALNSFNQAFQSAAALGVTICAAAGDTGSDDSVGDKLAHVDFPASSPFVLACGGTKLLTTTNGTAISTETVWHESNTSATGGGISDVFDKPDYQAKASVPPSVNDGKRVGRGVPDVAAVADPATGYVVRVDGQNLVIGGTSAVAPLMAGLVALINEQRSQPVGFIHPKIYATPTVFRDVTQGDNITVTNSKGYSATTGWDACTGLGVADGQKLASLLTTVA, from the coding sequence ATGCCGACCTCATCCCGTAAAAACACTCCTCCCACCTTCGGCCCGCTCGTTCCGCTGCCGGGAAGCGAACGGCCAGCCCCAGCCGCAACCAAATCGAGTCTGGCTAATTCAAATGAATCGATAAACGTAACCATACGGCTGCGCAGACGGCAGTCGATAAATACGCTCGTAAACCAGTCGGCAGCTGTAGCACAACCACTCAATCGCTCAGATTATGCCCGGCAGTACGGTGCCAGCCCGGCCGACATGCGACTAGTTGTCGCATACGCTGCGGCCAATGGCCTGACTGTTGTGTTGAAAAGCACAGCCCGGCGAACAGTGCTGGTGCGTGGCACGGTGGCGCAACTCAGTAAAGCCTTTGGCGTAACGCTGAACATCTATCGACTGGCCGATGGCAGCACCGTGCGCGGGCGCAAAGGTCCCGTTATGGTGCCTGACAATCTGGTTGCCAGCATCGAGGGTGTTTTCGGCCTTGACAACCGCCCGCAGGCACGAGCGCATTTTCAGATTTATAATCCCGGCGATGCGCAGGGTATCGCTAATCCTCGCGCAGTGGCAGCGTCGTTTACCCCACCCCAGTTAGCGAAGTTGTACAATTACCCCACCGACCGCACCGGCAAGGGACAAACGATTGCGATCATCGAACTGGGCGGTGGGTTTCGGCAGGCCGACATTACGGCGTATTTCAAAAGTATCGGCTTGAAAGCACCGTCAGTAAAAGCAGTGCTGGTCGATGGCGGCAAGAACGCACCCAGCAATGCCAATGGGGCCGACGGCGAGGTTATGCTCGATATTGAAGTGGCGGGGGGGATTGCGCCCGGTGCTAACATTGTCGTGTATTTCGCGCCCAACACCGATCAGGGCTTTCTGGATGCGATCACGACGGCCCTGCACGATGCCCGCAACAAACCGTCCGTCATTTCCATTAGCTGGGGATCGGCCGAAAAGAGCTGGACGCCACAGGCCCTGAATTCATTCAACCAGGCCTTTCAGTCGGCGGCTGCGTTGGGCGTTACGATCTGCGCGGCAGCGGGCGATACGGGATCCGACGACAGCGTAGGCGACAAACTGGCGCACGTCGATTTCCCGGCGTCGAGTCCGTTTGTGCTGGCCTGTGGCGGTACGAAGTTGCTGACGACGACCAACGGAACGGCGATCAGCACCGAAACGGTCTGGCACGAAAGCAACACGAGTGCAACGGGGGGCGGCATCAGCGACGTGTTCGATAAACCCGATTATCAGGCGAAAGCCAGCGTGCCGCCGTCGGTCAACGATGGTAAGCGCGTCGGTCGTGGTGTACCCGACGTGGCTGCCGTCGCAGACCCCGCCACGGGCTACGTCGTTCGGGTCGACGGACAGAATCTGGTTATTGGTGGCACAAGCGCGGTGGCTCCACTCATGGCAGGCTTAGTGGCGCTCATTAACGAGCAGCGTAGCCAGCCGGTGGGCTTTATTCACCCCAAAATCTACGCAACACCCACCGTCTTCCGCGACGTTACGCAGGGCGACAACATAACCGTTACGAACAGCAAAGGCTATTCCGCCACAACCGGCTGGGATGCCTGTACAGGTCTGGGCGTTGCCGACGGGCAGAAGCTGGCCAGTTTGTTGACGACGGTTGCCTGA
- the modA gene encoding molybdate ABC transporter substrate-binding protein yields the protein MKKILLLLLLLPGLVQAQKLRVAVAANAQFVMEALKAAFQKQTGQQLETIVGSSGKLTTQIQQGAPYDVFLSADMSYPTALHEQKLTLTAPVVYGYGSLVLWTLGDLPLSANLSVLLNPTVRHIAIANPKVAPYGEAAMTLLNKRKLTGKVQPKIVYGESISQVNQYLLTGAADVCFTAKSVVLDPAMKGKGHWVDLPSGYEPIAQGVVVLQRTTQPKLAQQFITFLRSPAAQRIFQQFGYKLPTT from the coding sequence ATGAAAAAAATACTCCTGCTGCTCCTCCTGTTGCCGGGGCTGGTGCAGGCCCAGAAGTTACGGGTAGCCGTGGCCGCCAATGCGCAGTTTGTGATGGAAGCGTTGAAGGCGGCTTTCCAAAAACAGACGGGCCAGCAACTGGAAACCATTGTCGGCTCGTCGGGCAAGCTGACGACGCAGATTCAGCAGGGCGCCCCGTACGACGTGTTTCTGTCGGCCGACATGAGTTATCCAACCGCACTGCATGAGCAGAAACTAACGCTGACTGCTCCGGTCGTGTACGGGTACGGCTCACTGGTGCTCTGGACCCTCGGCGACCTGCCGCTGTCTGCGAATCTGTCGGTTCTGCTCAACCCAACCGTGCGGCACATTGCTATCGCCAATCCGAAAGTGGCACCCTATGGCGAAGCCGCTATGACCTTGCTGAACAAGCGAAAGCTAACCGGCAAAGTCCAGCCCAAAATCGTGTATGGCGAAAGCATATCGCAGGTCAACCAATATTTGCTGACGGGTGCCGCCGATGTGTGCTTTACGGCCAAATCCGTCGTGCTCGACCCGGCTATGAAAGGCAAAGGCCATTGGGTCGATCTGCCGTCTGGGTACGAACCCATCGCGCAGGGGGTGGTGGTGTTGCAGCGTACGACACAGCCTAAACTCGCGCAACAGTTCATCACGTTTCTGCGCAGTCCAGCCGCCCAACGTATCTTCCAGCAATTCGGCTACAAGCTGCCCACGACCTGA
- the modB gene encoding molybdate ABC transporter permease subunit, with the protein MPIDWEPIWLTLRLASITTILLLLIGIPLAGWLALSRFRLKAVVEALVSLPIVLPPSVVGFYLLLAFSPTSGLGAWLLRTFDVQLVFSFPGLVVASILYSLPFMVHPIQAGLENLPVSWREASYTLGQSPVRTFWRVLLPNCKPALLTGIVLSFAHTIGEFGLVLMIGGNLPGQTRVASIAIYDEVEQLHFETAHTYAALLLGLSFVILLLVYAINKRVTI; encoded by the coding sequence ATGCCCATCGACTGGGAACCCATCTGGCTCACGCTCCGGCTTGCCAGCATCACAACGATTCTATTGCTACTAATTGGCATACCACTGGCGGGCTGGCTGGCTCTGAGTCGGTTCCGGCTCAAAGCCGTTGTTGAAGCGCTCGTCAGCCTGCCGATTGTGCTACCACCGTCGGTGGTTGGCTTTTACCTACTGCTGGCGTTTAGCCCCACGAGTGGGCTGGGGGCGTGGCTGCTGCGCACATTCGATGTGCAGCTGGTTTTTTCGTTTCCGGGGCTAGTCGTCGCGTCGATTCTGTACAGCTTACCGTTCATGGTTCACCCGATTCAGGCGGGGCTTGAAAACCTGCCGGTTTCGTGGCGCGAAGCGTCTTACACGCTGGGGCAATCGCCGGTGCGTACGTTCTGGCGGGTGCTGCTGCCCAACTGCAAACCGGCTTTGCTGACGGGTATCGTGCTGTCGTTTGCGCACACGATTGGCGAATTCGGGCTGGTACTGATGATCGGTGGCAACCTACCGGGGCAGACGCGGGTAGCGTCGATCGCCATTTACGACGAGGTCGAACAACTGCACTTCGAGACGGCACACACCTACGCGGCTCTGCTGTTGGGGCTGTCGTTCGTGATTCTCCTGCTGGTGTACGCCATCAACAAACGCGTCACGATATGA
- a CDS encoding ABC transporter ATP-binding protein, translating into MIDIALTMPRLFSEGTGLLDLQLTLETGSLTALTGPSGSGKTTVLRLLAGLDKPTQGRIAVDDATWLDTAQHISLPPQQRSVGYVFQDSALFPNLTVRGNVAYAAPAGQAKRVDELIDATGIRPFADQKPARLSGGQRQRVALARALVRRPQLLLLDEPFAALDADSSQSLRTVLLDLHRQWGTTTLLVSHYDADVRALADRVVHLQQGRVVRDTTVANLPAPSGERIERITFDESTRQWVIDTATSQFRSSNPDWQRFSVGDQIRIQ; encoded by the coding sequence ATGATCGACATCGCCCTGACAATGCCCCGGCTTTTCTCGGAAGGCACCGGCCTGCTCGACCTGCAACTGACGCTCGAAACCGGTAGCCTGACCGCGTTGACGGGGCCGTCGGGGTCGGGAAAAACGACGGTACTGCGGTTGCTGGCGGGGCTTGACAAACCCACGCAGGGCCGCATCGCGGTTGATGACGCCACCTGGCTCGATACGGCACAACACATTAGTCTGCCACCGCAGCAGCGATCGGTCGGTTACGTGTTTCAGGATTCGGCCCTGTTCCCAAACCTGACGGTGCGCGGTAATGTGGCCTACGCAGCCCCGGCCGGGCAAGCGAAACGGGTTGACGAATTGATCGATGCAACGGGCATCCGGCCCTTTGCCGATCAGAAACCGGCGCGACTGTCGGGTGGGCAGCGGCAGCGGGTGGCGTTGGCGCGTGCGCTCGTTCGTCGGCCGCAACTGCTGCTGCTCGATGAACCCTTTGCTGCGCTGGATGCCGACTCATCCCAATCGCTACGTACCGTGCTGCTCGACCTGCACCGGCAGTGGGGTACGACGACGTTGCTGGTCAGTCATTACGACGCCGATGTCCGCGCCCTTGCTGACCGGGTCGTTCACCTGCAACAGGGTCGTGTTGTGCGGGATACGACGGTTGCTAATCTGCCCGCGCCTTCGGGCGAACGCATTGAACGGATTACGTTTGATGAGTCGACACGGCAGTGGGTAATTGACACGGCTACGTCACAGTTCCGGTCATCTAACCCCGACTGGCAGCGCTTTTCCGTCGGCGATCAAATTCGGATTCAATAG
- a CDS encoding aldo/keto reductase has protein sequence MEYRTIGSSDLSIAPLAFGGNVFGWTADKATSFKLLDAFLDTGFNLIDTADVYSRWVPGNEGGESETIIGQWLSARNNREKVVIATKLGAEMGPDKKGLSAAYVRQAVDASLQRLQTDYIDLYQTHFDDLDTSVEETLGALADLVKAGKVRVIGASNMEPDRLRQSLSVSAQQKYPAYQCLQPEYNLFSREHYETQYEPICQEYGLSVIPYSSLASGFLSGKYRSEADASKSPRGGGITKKYLNDRGYAILNALDAVSERYNATPAQVSLAWLIARPSITAPIVSASEVDQWQDLAKAAELSLDDDAIKTLTDASAY, from the coding sequence ATGGAATACCGGACCATTGGTAGTTCTGACCTGTCGATAGCACCGCTGGCCTTCGGCGGTAACGTGTTCGGCTGGACAGCCGACAAAGCCACCTCATTCAAACTCCTCGACGCTTTTCTCGACACGGGTTTTAATCTGATCGACACCGCCGACGTGTACTCGCGCTGGGTGCCGGGCAACGAAGGTGGAGAGTCGGAGACGATTATCGGGCAATGGCTCAGCGCGCGCAACAATCGCGAGAAAGTCGTTATCGCAACGAAGCTGGGCGCGGAGATGGGTCCCGATAAAAAAGGGTTGTCGGCTGCGTACGTCCGGCAGGCGGTCGACGCGTCGCTGCAACGGCTCCAAACCGACTACATCGACCTCTACCAGACCCACTTCGATGATCTGGACACGTCGGTCGAGGAAACGCTGGGTGCGCTGGCCGATCTGGTGAAAGCCGGAAAGGTGCGGGTCATCGGCGCGTCGAATATGGAGCCGGATCGGCTGCGGCAGTCGTTGTCGGTCAGTGCGCAGCAGAAATACCCGGCCTATCAGTGCCTGCAACCCGAGTACAACCTGTTCAGCCGGGAACACTACGAAACGCAGTACGAGCCGATCTGTCAGGAATACGGCCTGAGCGTTATTCCGTATTCGTCGTTGGCGAGTGGATTTCTGTCGGGCAAGTACCGGTCGGAAGCCGACGCGTCGAAGAGTCCGCGCGGTGGAGGCATCACAAAAAAATACCTCAACGACCGTGGCTACGCAATTCTGAACGCCCTCGACGCGGTATCAGAACGCTACAACGCCACACCCGCGCAGGTGTCACTGGCGTGGCTCATCGCCCGCCCGTCGATCACGGCACCCATCGTGAGCGCGTCGGAAGTAGACCAATGGCAGGACCTCGCCAAAGCCGCCGAACTATCGCTGGACGATGACGCAATCAAGACATTGACCGACGCCAGCGCGTACTAA
- a CDS encoding SGNH/GDSL hydrolase family protein gives MNILAIGGCHTGNYGVQAHLSFARQWAIHLETAAQEPVQLHCLSMVKLEHIDSLICQYRADMQAADLIVLQLGHYELSWRQPFSTLFSSRALAPTKDASVYKSSAMPKPHLGPEKIHKAAHLSRRCVWRDGAKTAMLQAYQLLYKEVPYLATFRQQLGDAFTQLAPFRDKIIVLTPFPTLNKVDYWLRCQCHSFIVDSAIERSFTVADTFDAIPKHPAFFQADGVHLNSLGHMVLALFLSELPCVVDLHRDLVSV, from the coding sequence ATGAATATTCTAGCAATTGGTGGGTGCCACACGGGCAACTATGGCGTTCAGGCACATCTCAGTTTTGCCCGCCAATGGGCTATTCATCTGGAAACCGCAGCGCAGGAACCGGTACAGCTACACTGCCTGAGCATGGTCAAGCTGGAACACATCGACAGCCTGATCTGCCAGTATCGGGCCGACATGCAGGCGGCTGATCTGATCGTACTGCAACTGGGTCACTACGAACTGTCGTGGCGACAGCCGTTTTCGACGCTGTTTAGCTCCCGCGCACTGGCACCGACCAAAGACGCATCGGTGTATAAATCGTCGGCGATGCCCAAACCGCACCTTGGCCCGGAGAAAATTCATAAAGCCGCTCATCTGTCGCGTCGCTGCGTGTGGCGCGACGGTGCCAAGACGGCGATGCTGCAAGCGTATCAGCTTCTGTACAAGGAGGTTCCATACCTGGCGACGTTTCGGCAGCAACTGGGGGATGCGTTTACCCAACTGGCCCCCTTCCGCGACAAAATTATCGTACTGACGCCCTTCCCCACCCTGAACAAAGTCGATTACTGGCTCCGGTGTCAGTGCCATTCGTTCATCGTCGATAGTGCCATCGAGCGGTCGTTTACCGTGGCCGACACGTTTGACGCCATTCCCAAGCACCCGGCGTTTTTTCAGGCCGACGGCGTTCACCTCAACAGTCTGGGGCATATGGTACTGGCCCTATTTCTGAGCGAACTACCCTGCGTAGTCGACCTGCACCGCGACCTGGTTTCAGTGTAG